The DNA region CAAAAAAAGAGGGAGGCGTACTGACGTGGATTTTCGGCTCGGGAGAAGCGATAGCAGACGCAAGCAATAATCCGAATGACTATCTCGCCCCGGGTGGCGAGATAACTTTTTCACAGGCGCTTCAAGACGAGGCAAACTTGCTCGGCAAAGATCCGCTCACCATGTTGAACTTTGTCCGAAACAACATTGAGTATGTGCCTTACTACGGCTCGAAGAAAGGCTCCTCTCCCACGCTCATTGAACGCGCTGGTAACGACATGGACCAATCCTCGCTTTTGATTGCAATGCTTCGATATAGTGGCATCCCAGCTCGATATCGGCAGGTGGACGCAAAGATGGACATAAGCACGGTTACAGACCTTTTGGGGGTTGATTCTGCCATATCTGCCGCGCAGATTTTGTCGCTCGAAAAAATACCTTACACACTTTACACACAAAACGGAGAGCCGTTTTTCGTCGTCGAACACACATATGTTGAAGCATATATTCCATACGGTTACAGCCGAGGCGCTGACATGAAAGACGGAGGAACGAAGCAATGGGTGGCGATGGATCCTTCTGTGAACTCATATTACTTTGAGCGATTTGCTGATGTGGTAGATATTTTGAATACAAACGGTTTCACTATTGAAAAATTCTTCGATGATTATCTCAACGGAAATTATCCGTCGATGGAGCCACTTGGAGCATTTAAGAGCGAGGTGACAAGATATTTAGCTTCCCATAGCCCTGAATATTATCCGGATCTCAACTATGATGATGCCCTTATGAGGTCTTATACGAACGTTCAAAATCTTGAATTTATTCCGGGCTCACTTCCTTATAAAATTTCTGCAGATTTGAATACATACGATTACATACCATCTGCACTCCGACATTCGATCAAGTTTACTATGCAGAACGATAGCAATAACAACGAGGTGCTTAACTACACAGCCTATGTTTCAGACTTGGCGGATAAAGAACTTCTCATTGCCTATGATGCCGCAACTCCAAATGATCAAACCATCATAGATTCTTTTGATACCATTTATGACGTGGTCCCGCTCTCTATCGTCAACGTAAAGCCGAAAATAAAAATAAACGGCAATGCTGTGGCGACAGGCGGTACACCTACCAGCATGGGGCAGAAGCAAAAGTATTCTTTGGAATTTAAAGTGCCTGTCCGGTCAATTGGCGGAGCAATAACTGAAAATATTTCTGACACAGTTGATAACAAACTTACCACGGGGAACACGGAAGCCATTGCGCTCAATACCGACCGAGTAGTCCCACGCGAAATTCGTCCGAAGGCGGATACACAATCGAGTAGCTTCATCTCCAATCAGATACTCCATGAAAGCTCGCTCAATTACTTGGATAGTTTGCAATACACCCAGCAGGAACTATCAGCCATAATGGGTGCTGACTTTACCCATATTGCCACACAGGCCGCGGTTTCAAACGGTCTCGCCATAACATACAGCAACGGACAGCCCTACTCCTTTGACTGGAAGGGTTTACGAATCGATTCCTCATCAACGGTTAGATATTTTAATAGATTTGGAGATACTATTAATGCTCACAAAAAAGAATTTATTGCACTGTTCGGTCTCCAAGCATCCCAAGACGAGTCCGACATCTTTGAAGACAATTTCAACGTTGAATCAGTGGCGACAGTCAAGGGCTTGAAGCTGGTATCAAGCGGTCGTTTCCCGGGAGTAACAATGCGCAAGATTACAAAGGCGAACGAAAGTGATATTGATTCCCTCAATATCTCCGCAAGCACAAAGTCGGCCTTTCATTCAGCGATAGGTGATGGAAGAAGCATCTACACTCCTACGGCACCCATAACGTACGGACAATGGCAAGGTCTCTTCTATATCACTATTGATTTTGCGGGCGGAGGCGGGACGTATGCTATTGGCGAAGGATTGAATGGGGGGTACACTGTGGAGGTATTTTCAAACGCCGCCCAAAATTGGCTTCGTCATCATACTGGATATGTCGACGCAATCATTATTTCTCCAAGCAATAATCAATCATTCACGAAACCGGCAGATATACAATGGGAAGTCTTCTACACAGCCCATCCTTTCGGTTTAGGGATTTATACCTGGACGGACAAAAAGACAATCAGCTCAGAGAATATTGAAAAGGGCCTTGTAGTTTTCAGTGCTGGTTATGGAGCGCCGCAGAAAGTTACAGTGAAAATAAAAGAAAAGAGGTTAGGTGATTTGTATCCTGGCTTTGATAAATTGTTCTTCAAATACGGATTGAAAAATGACATTCCTCCAGACCTCCTAAAATCAATGGCTTATCAAGAATCATGTTGTACGTACAGCGATGTGTTAAAGCAAAGTATATTTGATGCTAAGGCGTATAGATACGAAGCCCACAAAGATTATGACTGGTACTCTGGTCCAAGTGCAACAGCTGCCGCTCGCATAAAGAGCCATCCAGAGAGACATTTCGCAGTTGGGGGCACTGCAATTCATGGTTCTGTAGAACAGGGTGATCAAGTTCCTTCAAAATCGCAGTATCTTGAATGGAGTAAGCGCATGAGTGGATATCAGGACGGTTTCGATATTAGTGCAGATGAAGATGGTAATCTTACCGCTCAAGAATTGTTAGATAAAAATCCAGATAGGTTCTGGGTCCTGTATAAGGATCCAGGGGAAGATTGGAATTTTACAGCGCAACTTTTACTTGCTTCGAGCTACGGGATTTTGCAAGCAATGTACGAGACAGCGCTAACCAGATTAGTTTTAGCTGACCTTGAGAAAAGACGTCCTGCTACTGATCCAGCCGAGAAACCACAAGATGCTGTGCCAATCATAAATTTATTTGATCCTGATTTGAGTATAAAAATAGGGGCTAATTACTTGAAAATTAAATATAATATAAATGATGAAGACTGGTGGTCAGCTTTAAGAGATTACAATGGGGGTGGTAAAGGGGCAGAAAGTTATGCCGATGCTGTAATTTCAAGGTGGAATAATAAAGAAGGAATATTTAAAGAAATAATCGAATAAACAATATGTCTAAAAATACTATCAAAATTATTACATCAATAGGAATACTCGTAATTTTAGGAGCGAGCTTCTATTATTTTTCAAGTAATTCAAAAAAACAGGACCTGCAAACGACAACTTTGGCACCATCTCCGGATAGTGACTTTGATTCGAGCGACCCGTATGACAGACAAAATCGTATTAATGATGTCATCATTACAAAAGGTAAAGATTATCCGAGATTTTCCTTAACAAAAGATGGTCCTAAGAATCTCATCATTACCTATTATCTGATTAATCTAAAAAATTTACACTCGGAAGACATGAATCTCCGCAGACACTCGGAAGGAATTTTGGTTTTTGAAGAAAAAACTCCCGGAGAAATTAAACTTATTTGGGAAAGTGCGGATGAATTTACTGACCCAAGAGTAAAAGTTGGAGTATACGACCTAACGGCTGACGGAGTAAATGAACTCATTGCTCTTTTGGATAATGATCAAGGTGGAGCTATGTTGGTATATAAGTGGAATGGTGATGGCTTTGACCTGATTACCCCTTACGATGAGCACATCCGTCCAGACGGAAAAGTGTCGCCCTCCCTGGCGTTCGGTGCGGACTCCGGTATGACAAAGATCTACGACGTCGATAAAGATGGTATTCCAGAAATTGTTTTTCCATTTGATATTAGATTAAATTGGGATGAGAGTACATTGAACTTCAACTACCGAAAAGTATATCGTGCCTACAAATGGGATGGTTCAAAATATTATTTATGGAAAGAGCAGAAACAGTCCTTTACCCCGTCGACAACAGAAGATCAATATTCTGTTATAAGTATCTTAAACAGGCTTGAAAATTAGCGAACTTTGCAACAGAAAAGAAAGAGTTTCAGTACGTGAAGAAGATTATATCCCATTAAAATTGTATGGAAAATAAAAAAATTATTATAGATTTAAAAGGAATTAAAAATGAGAATGATATTCAGTATAGATTTTATAAATCTATTGATTGCTTTTATTCTTATTCGGAAAGTGAATTTATTGAAAAAGTAAAAAATGATAATTTAAATGCAAGTTGGGCAGCCTTTGAAGATAATATCTCTGGATTAGATATTAAAGAAAACGGAGAGAGAATTAAAGAATTAACTTTTATTGTTACAAATATTTTAGATTTAAAACAAAAGCTTTCTCAAGAAGCATTAATTAATCTTTTGCTTATTCTTTCTCGTTTAACTGATCCCGCGCAAAGGATAGATGGTATAAACTTCTTTTTTCAAATTCGCCTTAAGGATTATGAGCCAGAAAAAGAAGAATTGCATAGTAGACTTCACAGAGGATTACCTGGAGGTAAAGATATGAATAATTAATTAAAAAATAAATGGAAAAAATAGACAAATTTAACGAAATAATTACAAAACCGTATAAAGGTAGGATAAGTAGAATACATTTTATTATTGCTTTTTTTCTAATCTTACTTTCAATACCAGTATTTATTTTGTTGCTTTATAAACTAAACCATTTAATAAATAGTGAAATATTTAGCAACATTATAAAGTTTATTTGTTTTGCTCTTTTGGTTTTTATGATGGTGGCAATGAAAATAATCGCAACTCGTCGAGGTCAAGACTATTCAACACGCCATGCATCTTTACTTTTTCCACTGCTCCCAGTGTCACTCTTTACATTTTTTAGAGGAAGTGACAAGGGTAAAAATGAATATGGTGAAGAGCCTGTAGGAAGTTTTGTTGAGGAAGTTATACTATACAAATCAGCACCAAAAAAAATAAATCCGATAACTCATAAAATGATAACATAAAGATTTCTGACATCTTTTTACCACTTTTTTACCTAATTAATTTATGAATTACATGAAAACAAAACAAAATATCTTTTCAAAAACCATCTCTGCTTTTTTGGTTGTCGTGATGGTTTTGCCGGCGTTTGTTCCTCATGCTGTTTCGGCCGCGGTGCCGACACCGCAGGGCTCTGTGTCACTCGCTTCCCTTATTCACATTCCGGAGGTTACGATTGGAGCAGAGGTCTATGGAGATATCTCTCGTATTAACTGGGACGAGAAGGTAATAATAAATGGTGAAAGTGTTGCGCTCAACTCTGATGAAGCTCTCAACGTGCTTGACATACCTCTCGATATTAAGGAATTGGTGAAGCAGTATCGGAGCGACAAATCCTCGATTGATGGAACGTTTTTCATGTGGCCTTCGACGAAGACCGAAAAGAAAGGGCTCATGGACGATGGTCTCCAGTTTTCCATTGCGAAAAAACTTGTCGAGGAAGGTCAGCTTCCAGCGAACTATTTTGACCTTGTCGCGCAGGGCTTTGTTCAGCTTGGAAATACTGTTTTTGATGGCGCAAGCGCGAAGGTGTTGAATCCCGAGGCAATTACGCCTGTTGAGCCCGATGTCAAGATTCTTGATGTTACACCTGTTGAACCCGAGACAAAGATAAAAAAAGTTTCTTTGATTGAAAAGATTTGGAATTCAATGGGGCGCGCAGTTGATAACCTGATAGCTTTCCTTACACCGAAGAACGCCTATGCCGATGTGTCATCTGTGAGCCAACGCTCAATCGCATATCTTGTCGGCAAACAAAATACGGACGGGTCGTGGGGCACTGCCACTTCCACTAAATTTATAACGACGGTCGCGGTCCTGGACGCGCTTCAAGTGAATGGGATTACCGGAACGACGACGGACAACGGTGTTACGTGGCTCGATAGTTATATTATTGATAACAATGATTATCTCGCTCAACAATTAAAAATAATGGCTCGAGCCGGAGCTGGCACATCCACAATAGCATCGCTCGTAAACGATATTGACCAAGATACGGGCGGATTTGCCTTTGACCGAAGCTACGAAGCTGACCCCATTACCACCGCGAAAGCAATTCAGGCGCTTCATGCCTCCGATTACAAGGACGAAGGGGGTGAACCGAATGTTACTGCTTCACGCGCAATCACCTATCTCATTGGCAAACAACGATTTGATAACGGATGGAGCGTCTCCCCAAGCGGAGTAAGCTCAATACCCGCGACAAGCGAAGTAATTGAAGCTCTTCTGCTTTGGAAAAACCGCACACTTGGCGCCACAAAAGTAAATGACACGCTTGACCCGGCGGTTTCGTCTTTTGTGAGCACGCAACTATCGAACGGCACTTGGGGAAATGATGTCCTCAACACTGCGCTTGCCTACCACGCAATCAAAGCCGCCGGTCAAACCCCCACCTTTCAACTTAAGACGGTAGAGTATTTCGAACGCGAACAGAAAAGCAGCGGAAGTTTCAGCGACGATATTTATATAACGGCGAAGGTCGCGAAGGCGCTCTCGATTGCAACCAACTCGGGACAACTTCTCATTACCGATATTATCCCAACCTCAATCATAGAGACCGGCACAACGACGGTATTCAAAATTCGGATGACGAATCCCGGCAATTTAGCAGTAGATTCTGGCACGCTTCACATCATTGCGGACGATGTTCTCACTAGTTCGTTCGATTTCCCAACCAACCACATCGTTGTGAACGCGAACTCCTCCACTGACGTTACCGTCGGAATCAACAACACAAGAAACTACCTCGGCGCTGTGAAATTCAAAGTATTCGTCGAGGGAACAAGTGGCGTGATTCATCCGGGGTCGCGGTATGAGGAAACTCTTACCTATGCGGGGGCATCTGACGGCCGTCCGGCGCTCCCAATGTATTTTGTAGCGTACAAAAATGTTTCCGGAGGCAAGGCCGCGATTACCTGGAAGTGGCCGGTGAAGAGCGATCCGAAGCTCAAAAATATTGTGCTCATGTGGCGAGCGGCGGGCACATCTACATGGTCATCGCGTAACATTACTTCAACAACGACCTCGTCCGGCGCGACAGTAACACCTGATGGACTTGTAAACGACGCTCTGTACGAAGTCACGCTTGGAACATCTGATTCTGATAATGCAGGACCTCTTTTCTTTTTTAGCGGAAGTAGTATGGCGTCAATCAAGGCAAGTAGCGTCGTTCAAAACTATACTCACGGAACTGCGACGGGCAAAGTAAAGGCAATCGACGGAATTGTGCCCGAGGTTCAGATTCTCGGCGTGACAGCGTCCACGACCGCGCAGTCCGACAAAGATGGAATATTCCTCCAGAAAGATATTCCATGGGGGACAGGATATGCTCGCGTAAATGATTTTCGTTATGAAGCATACACGAGGAAGTTCGCGACGGCTGACACCAATATTTCGGACATGAATGTATACACGAACCTGAAGCCGGATACTGCAAACCCGACTGTCACCGGCGTTTTTATTGTGGGCGAATCGGACAGGGTGATGGAAAATAAAAAAACGAAACTGATTCAATACACTGTTGGCGATGACATTGGCTCACTCGGAGGCATTGTCAAGAGCGCGACATTCTACTATTACGAACCGAACGATTTAACTTGGCACCTTATTGGTACTGAACAAGGCTTACTCACCGGCACTCGCACGTACGCCTGGACTATTCCGGGCAACCTGCTTGGAACAGGATACAAGATCAAAGTGATTGTTCGAGATTTTGCCGGCAAAGATTCTGCGGAAACGGAATGGGGAGGGACCTTTGAAATTATTGCCGGCAACACTGCTCCAACATTTGTCTTTAGGGCGCCGGTCGCGGGAGTGCCACAAAATGCAGACAGAACGTATGTTATCAAATGGACTGATGATGACCCGGACGACAATGCGTCAATCACACTGTATTACGATTTGGACAATAATCCGAACAACAGCAACCAGGTCATAATCAAGAAAATATTGGAAGATGACCCAATCAATGAATATGTTTGGAACACCTCTCCAATTGCAAATGGCCCCAAGTTCTTGAGAGCCGATATTGATGACGGTCATAACGGGACAGTCAGAGTCTACTCGACTGCCTTAGTAACTATCAAGCATCAAAAACCTCCGCCCGATGTGTTGGAAAAACGTCGACCTGGCTCTGTAGTGGATTTCTAAATTTTTTAGAACTACCGGCCCATGTCAAGGTTTAACCTTGACGTGGGGTGTCCAAAGCGTCTCTTTGGACAGATGGAACACTTTGGACAGATGGAGGGATTGGAGCTAGCGAGATTTGTTGATATACTGTTCGCATGTCAAAAAAGATATTGCTTTCGGGGGTGAAGCCGACGGGGAGGCCGCATATTGGCAATTATTTCGGCGCGATGCGTCAATTTGTGACGTTCCAGGATGAATATGACTGTCATATTTTTATTCCCGACCTTCACGCGCTCACTTCAGTGCAGAATAAGGAAGAGATGAGCCAGGCGATTTTGGATGTTGCGATTGATTATCTTGCAATCGGGCTTGACCCCGAAAAGGCGCTTCTCTACAAGCAATCGGATATCCCAGCTCATGCCGAGCTCGCGTGGATTTTCAATTGCATAACCACGATGCCGTATCTTATGCGAGCCCACGCTTTCAAGGATGCCGAAACGAAGAACAAAGAAATCAATGTCGGAGTATTCGATTACCCGATGCTCATGGCGGCGGACATTTTGCTCTATGATGCCGACCTCGTGCCTGTGGGACTTGATCAGAAACAGCATATCGAGATTGCCCGCGATACGGCGGAGAAATTTAACAGGATTTTCGGCGAGACGTTCAAACTGCCCGAGGCGCACATGATGAAGGAAGTGGCAGTGGTGCCCGGGACAGATGGGCAAAAGATGAGCAAGAGCTACAAAAATACCATTCCTTTATTTGCAACGGATGACGAGCTTAGAGATTTAGTGATGGGCATTGTGACGGATTCCTCCGCAGGAATGCCAAAAAATGTTCGAGCCATTCACGAGCTTCTTCGCGACAAAAACTCTCTCGATACTCTCTACGAAGAAAAAAAGGGGAAGTACAAAGATTTGAAGGAAGCACTGCTCAAAGACTTGACCTCACTCATTGCGCCACTTCGCGAGCGACGTGAAAAAATTGCTAAAGACGAAAAGAAAGTTTTGGAACTTTTGAAAAGGGGAGGGGAGAAGGCTCGTAAAGTCGCCCAAGC from Candidatus Taylorbacteria bacterium includes:
- a CDS encoding transglutaminase domain-containing protein, which translates into the protein MIRYFAFHKIIRRLRRLIEKVILYCLVLSLLTSPTAQVLAYQGDLSLRSPIQEDTRAFSELLNELQAGDESLAPGVTTSDVPANVVNEPSPLEQPQAHVSNGTSTATNAESTPTPTPTPTPSSTPTPTPSSSPTSTPTPAPSPTATPSAESSAPATEEAVATTTEEIIPQNAKFKKNSNLSIEDELKAVREHLVRNILPQVALDRLTAFEEQLKKGPEEKGLLGKAYDFVMGNSDEEKEKAEAERLIKQEPFKVETFEGEINTAPADRYERDFSQAKEQGNMFKKIEKIFQNGTSFNSNFDKTKKEGGVLTWIFGSGEAIADASNNPNDYLAPGGEITFSQALQDEANLLGKDPLTMLNFVRNNIEYVPYYGSKKGSSPTLIERAGNDMDQSSLLIAMLRYSGIPARYRQVDAKMDISTVTDLLGVDSAISAAQILSLEKIPYTLYTQNGEPFFVVEHTYVEAYIPYGYSRGADMKDGGTKQWVAMDPSVNSYYFERFADVVDILNTNGFTIEKFFDDYLNGNYPSMEPLGAFKSEVTRYLASHSPEYYPDLNYDDALMRSYTNVQNLEFIPGSLPYKISADLNTYDYIPSALRHSIKFTMQNDSNNNEVLNYTAYVSDLADKELLIAYDAATPNDQTIIDSFDTIYDVVPLSIVNVKPKIKINGNAVATGGTPTSMGQKQKYSLEFKVPVRSIGGAITENISDTVDNKLTTGNTEAIALNTDRVVPREIRPKADTQSSSFISNQILHESSLNYLDSLQYTQQELSAIMGADFTHIATQAAVSNGLAITYSNGQPYSFDWKGLRIDSSSTVRYFNRFGDTINAHKKEFIALFGLQASQDESDIFEDNFNVESVATVKGLKLVSSGRFPGVTMRKITKANESDIDSLNISASTKSAFHSAIGDGRSIYTPTAPITYGQWQGLFYITIDFAGGGGTYAIGEGLNGGYTVEVFSNAAQNWLRHHTGYVDAIIISPSNNQSFTKPADIQWEVFYTAHPFGLGIYTWTDKKTISSENIEKGLVVFSAGYGAPQKVTVKIKEKRLGDLYPGFDKLFFKYGLKNDIPPDLLKSMAYQESCCTYSDVLKQSIFDAKAYRYEAHKDYDWYSGPSATAAARIKSHPERHFAVGGTAIHGSVEQGDQVPSKSQYLEWSKRMSGYQDGFDISADEDGNLTAQELLDKNPDRFWVLYKDPGEDWNFTAQLLLASSYGILQAMYETALTRLVLADLEKRRPATDPAEKPQDAVPIINLFDPDLSIKIGANYLKIKYNINDEDWWSALRDYNGGGKGAESYADAVISRWNNKEGIFKEIIE
- the trpS gene encoding tryptophan--tRNA ligase encodes the protein MSKKILLSGVKPTGRPHIGNYFGAMRQFVTFQDEYDCHIFIPDLHALTSVQNKEEMSQAILDVAIDYLAIGLDPEKALLYKQSDIPAHAELAWIFNCITTMPYLMRAHAFKDAETKNKEINVGVFDYPMLMAADILLYDADLVPVGLDQKQHIEIARDTAEKFNRIFGETFKLPEAHMMKEVAVVPGTDGQKMSKSYKNTIPLFATDDELRDLVMGIVTDSSAGMPKNVRAIHELLRDKNSLDTLYEEKKGKYKDLKEALLKDLTSLIAPLRERREKIAKDEKKVLELLKRGGEKARKVAQAKMEIVREKIGVRLY
- a CDS encoding prenyltransferase/squalene oxidase repeat-containing protein translates to MKTKQNIFSKTISAFLVVVMVLPAFVPHAVSAAVPTPQGSVSLASLIHIPEVTIGAEVYGDISRINWDEKVIINGESVALNSDEALNVLDIPLDIKELVKQYRSDKSSIDGTFFMWPSTKTEKKGLMDDGLQFSIAKKLVEEGQLPANYFDLVAQGFVQLGNTVFDGASAKVLNPEAITPVEPDVKILDVTPVEPETKIKKVSLIEKIWNSMGRAVDNLIAFLTPKNAYADVSSVSQRSIAYLVGKQNTDGSWGTATSTKFITTVAVLDALQVNGITGTTTDNGVTWLDSYIIDNNDYLAQQLKIMARAGAGTSTIASLVNDIDQDTGGFAFDRSYEADPITTAKAIQALHASDYKDEGGEPNVTASRAITYLIGKQRFDNGWSVSPSGVSSIPATSEVIEALLLWKNRTLGATKVNDTLDPAVSSFVSTQLSNGTWGNDVLNTALAYHAIKAAGQTPTFQLKTVEYFEREQKSSGSFSDDIYITAKVAKALSIATNSGQLLITDIIPTSIIETGTTTVFKIRMTNPGNLAVDSGTLHIIADDVLTSSFDFPTNHIVVNANSSTDVTVGINNTRNYLGAVKFKVFVEGTSGVIHPGSRYEETLTYAGASDGRPALPMYFVAYKNVSGGKAAITWKWPVKSDPKLKNIVLMWRAAGTSTWSSRNITSTTTSSGATVTPDGLVNDALYEVTLGTSDSDNAGPLFFFSGSSMASIKASSVVQNYTHGTATGKVKAIDGIVPEVQILGVTASTTAQSDKDGIFLQKDIPWGTGYARVNDFRYEAYTRKFATADTNISDMNVYTNLKPDTANPTVTGVFIVGESDRVMENKKTKLIQYTVGDDIGSLGGIVKSATFYYYEPNDLTWHLIGTEQGLLTGTRTYAWTIPGNLLGTGYKIKVIVRDFAGKDSAETEWGGTFEIIAGNTAPTFVFRAPVAGVPQNADRTYVIKWTDDDPDDNASITLYYDLDNNPNNSNQVIIKKILEDDPINEYVWNTSPIANGPKFLRADIDDGHNGTVRVYSTALVTIKHQKPPPDVLEKRRPGSVVDF
- a CDS encoding DUF805 domain-containing protein gives rise to the protein MEKIDKFNEIITKPYKGRISRIHFIIAFFLILLSIPVFILLLYKLNHLINSEIFSNIIKFICFALLVFMMVAMKIIATRRGQDYSTRHASLLFPLLPVSLFTFFRGSDKGKNEYGEEPVGSFVEEVILYKSAPKKINPITHKMIT